In Streptococcus pneumoniae, the sequence TGGTTTCAAATATGAGGTGGATAAAGGGAGGATTGCCTTTGGCTGTTATCCCTAGCAGAATCAATCCTATCAAGAAGCTCATCAAAAAGATAATAAAGACACTAAAGGATTTTTGAACCGTTCGCGGCGCAATCGTTCGTCTCGCAACATTGGCATGAGGCAAGCCTAGAAGCTCACTTCGTGCAAAGACCAAGAGGACAAAAAATGTCGTAATCTTGAGTCCCCCAGCTGTTCCTCCAGGTGCCCCACCTAGAAACATCTGTAAGATATAAATCAAAAGAGTCACAGGATGAGCCTGAGTATAATCTATCGTAGAAAAGCCAGCTGTTCGCATCGTCACTGTTTGAAAAAAGCTAACTAAAACCTTATCGGCAACAGGGAGATTGCCAATCGTTCCAGCATTGTTCCACTCAAGAAAGAGAGTAGTTGCCGTTCCAAATAACAACAAACCTATAGTCAACAATAGTACAAGCTTCGTATGAAAGTGCAGACGTCCTTTTTTCTTTCTTCCTACATGACCAGCCAAATCAAACCAGACCATAAAACCAAGGCCGCCTGTAATAATCAAGCCTGCAATCACCAGATTGACCAGTAAATCGGTCTGAAAAGCAAATAAACTGGTGCTCCCTAAATTATCAAAACCGGCATTACAGAAGGCTGAGATCGCTAGAAAAATGGAACTAAAAAGACCACGTCCCCAGCCAAGTTGAGGAATAAGGCGAAAACTAAGCAAAATAGCTCCCAAGCTCTCAACCAAAAAGGTCGTGAGAAAAATAGAATAGACAAACTTTCTCAAAGATCGAGTTTCTCCATAACTAAAACTATCCTGAATAGTTGCACGGCTACGAAGACTAAGCTTTTGCTTGCTCTGGATATAGAAAACCCCAATAAAGGTCATGAGCCCTAGACCACCGATCTGAATCAAGAGCAAACAGATTATTTGGCCCCATATATTATAGGTGTGAGCTACTGGAAGGGTTGAGAGACCTGTCACACAGACTGCAGAGACAGCAGTGAAAAGATGATCAAAATAAGTCGCTCGTGAGCTTTCAACTTGGACAAAGGGCAAGCTCAAAAGAAGAGAGCCTAGTAAAATGACCAAGGCAAAACTCAAAAAAATACGACGGGCTGGCGATAAACGAGATAAGCCTAGCTCTATTTTTTCCTTAGATAATTTGAATAACATGTTTCCATTGTACCATAAAAAGTTCGAAATGACTTAGATAGGATAAGGCAAAATCTACTAACACCAAGCCTAAAAAATGCCACCTTTTTATTGATAGCTTAGGCAAGAACAATACTTGATAGATGTGACTATAGGTCAAAAAAGCAAGACAGGAGCTTTTAACGCCAGCTACTCTATATGCTTTTCAGGAGAAAATTTCTCTTTTTGATTATAGGCAATGAGAACCAAGGCATCGCTTAGAAAGCTAGTCACAGGTTGCTCAAAACACTGTTTTGAGGTTGTGGATAGAACTGACGAAGTCAGCTCAAAACACTGTTTTGAGGTTGCAGATAGAACTGACGAAGTCAGTAACATCTATACGGCAAGGTGAAGCTGACCTGGTTTGAAGAGATTTTCGAAGAGTATCATTTCATCTCACTCTAAATCTTACCAACATAAAACGCATAGTATCAAAGTTTTCATCACCTGATATGATACGTTTTTCTGATTTTAAAGATTTTTCCCAACCTCAACATGCCTAGGACAAGAGGAAGGTGACCTCGTTTAAAC encodes:
- a CDS encoding TrkH family potassium uptake protein, with product MLFKLSKEKIELGLSRLSPARRIFLSFALVILLGSLLLSLPFVQVESSRATYFDHLFTAVSAVCVTGLSTLPVAHTYNIWGQIICLLLIQIGGLGLMTFIGVFYIQSKQKLSLRSRATIQDSFSYGETRSLRKFVYSIFLTTFLVESLGAILLSFRLIPQLGWGRGLFSSIFLAISAFCNAGFDNLGSTSLFAFQTDLLVNLVIAGLIITGGLGFMVWFDLAGHVGRKKKGRLHFHTKLVLLLTIGLLLFGTATTLFLEWNNAGTIGNLPVADKVLVSFFQTVTMRTAGFSTIDYTQAHPVTLLIYILQMFLGGAPGGTAGGLKITTFFVLLVFARSELLGLPHANVARRTIAPRTVQKSFSVFIIFLMSFLIGLILLGITAKGNPPFIHLIFETISALSTVGVTANLTPDLGKLALSVIMPLMFMGRIGPLTLFVSLADYHPEKKDMIHYMKADISIG